The following proteins come from a genomic window of Larimichthys crocea isolate SSNF chromosome III, L_crocea_2.0, whole genome shotgun sequence:
- the ppp1r21 gene encoding protein phosphatase 1 regulatory subunit 21 isoform X2 yields the protein MANVTDLQTKYSKLAQEYSKLRAQNQVLKKAVVDEQANSLSLKEQLKQRDQSLRKQEQEMDSLSFRNQQLAKRVELLQEELASKGDSPPQHGLETQNVFDEDLQKKIEENERLHIQFYEADEKHRRQEAELKTRLQELEKDSEQHQAVVDGLTTKYMESIERLQGDKARLEVKAQTLEREAKECRMRTEECQQQLRRCQSELNRQVKQSSSVIQEKVPFNDTKFSDYNSLNVPPHNRRHQLKARDVAGQALGFIQDLVAALLNFHSYTEQRVHIYPLDSSIETISPLNQKFSQYLHENAAYVRPLEDSFLQLHQSITEDTVTVLETVVKLKTFADHFSSYTHFLQKILPYQLKSLEEECEAPLCTAALTAKNQELQSDMKRVTSVFEKLQNYINILALPSVRQDAVPQSSTSAVFTQLAACLHSLNDAIKEMSKHYNQKASLEQELPTVTQKLSTTSECLLGSLGSLTSSTGKIATFFSNNLDFFTSSGYSPRGSTVALNPLQAESMLANKKKAAAYIHAIKKPRPQSVPYREALSNRRILNSSTESREGLTQQVQQSQEKIARLEQEKEHWLLEAQLGKVRLEKENQRIADLEAQLAAALGGSPNLQASAASTLAQSHEEAEKEQKAAGKETTLCTSLVGMLCTTPTVEHVGDEESREQLIKTHYMARVGELTTQLQISDSKAVHFHSECRALAKRLAIAEKSREALSEEVKVANQNITRLQDELTTTKRSYEDQLSMMSDHLCSMNETLSKQKEEIDTLKLGSKGNAKKNKGR from the exons ATGGCTAACGTTACAGACCTGCAAACAAAATACAGCAAGCTGGCACAGGAGTACTCCAAG CTCCGTGCTCAGAACCAAGTGCTGAAGAAGGCAGTAGTGGATGAACAGGCCAATTCTCTCTCCCTAAAG GAGCAGCTGAAGCAGAGGGACCAGAGCCTGAGGAAGCAGGAGCAGGAGATGGACAGTCTCAGCTTCAGGAACCAACAGTTGGCCAAGAGGGTGGAGCTGTTGCAAGAGGAGCTAGCT AGTAAAGGAGACTCCCCCCCACAGCATGGCCTGGAGACCCAGAATGTTTTTGATGAGGACCTGCAGAAAAAGATTGAAGAAAACGAGCGACTTCATATCCAG TTCTACGAAGCTGATGAGAAGCACAGGAGGCAGGAGGCCGAGCTGAAGACACGActgcaggagctggagaaagacTCTGAGCAGCACCAGGCTGTCGTCGACGGACTCACCACTAAGTACATGGAATCAATCGAGCGGCTGCAGGGCGACAAAGCACGTTTAGAG GTTAAAGCACAGACTCTGGAGAGGGAAGCAAAAGAGTGCAGAATGCGAACAGAAGAGTG tcagcagCAGTTAAGGCGGTGCCAGTCAGAGctgaacagacaggtgaaacagagcagcagtgttATCCAGGAGAAAGTGCCCTTCAATGACACCA AATTCAGCGACTACAACAGTCTAAATGTGCCACCACACAATCGAAGGCACCAg CTTAAAGCCCGGGATGTAGCAGGTCAGGCCCTGGGCTTTATCCAGGACCTTGTGGCTGCTCTGTTGAACTTCCACTCCTACACAGAACAGAGAGTGCATATCTATCCCTTGGACTCCTCCATCGAGACCATCTCCCCCCTGAACCAGAAG TTTTCTCAGTATCTACATGAAAACGCAGCCTATGTGCGCCCTCTGGAGGACAGCTTTCTGCAGTTACACCAAAGCATCACAGAGGACACCGTCACAGTACTg GAGACTGTGGTGAAGCTGAAGACTTTTGCTGATCATTTCTCTTCATACACCCACTTCCTGCAAAAGATTCTTCCCTACCAGCTGAAAAG cTTGGAAGAAGAGTGCGAGGCACCTCTTTGTACTGCTGCCCTTACTGCGAAAAACCAAGAGTTGCAGAGTGACATGAAGAGAGTAACTTCTGTGTTCGAGAAGCTGCAGAACTACATTAACATTTTGGCCTTACCGA GTGTTCGTCAGGATGCCGTGCCACAGAGCAGCACGTCGGCTGTCTTCACCCAGCTGGCTGCCTGCCTACACAGTCTTAATGATGCCATTAAAG AGATGTCAAAGCACTACAACCAGAAGGCCAGCTTAGAGCAGGAGCTACCGACTGTCACCCAGAAGCTCTCTACCACGTCTGAATGCCTGCTGGGATCTTTGGGCTCTTTGACCAGCAGCACTGGCAAG ATTGCCACTTTCTTCAGCAACAACTTGGACTTCTTCACATCGTCAGGCTACAGTCCAAGAGGCAGCACAGTAGCTCTCAACCCTTTACAAGCAGAGAGTATGCTGGCCAACAAAAAGAAAGCTGCTGCCTATATCCATGCTATCAAAAAG CCGAGGCCACAGTCTGTTCCTTACAGAGAAGCCCTGTCTAACCGTCGCATACTCAACAGCTCCACTGAGAGCAGAGAAGGTCTCACTCAGCAG GTGCAGCAGAGCCAGGAGAAAATCGCTCGGCTAGAGCAGGAGAAAGAGCACTGGCTGCTGGAGGCCCAGCTGGGGAAGGTGCGGTTGGAAAAGGAGAACCAGCGCATTGCGGACCTGGAAGCGCAGCTCGCGGCAGCTCTAGGGGGAAGTCCAAACTTGCAAGCATCTGCAGCCAGCACACTTGCACAGAGCCatgaggaggcagagaaagagcagaaagCTGCAGGGAAAGAGACAACGCTGTGCACCAGCCTG GTTGGCATGTTGTGCACAACCCCTACAGTTGAGCAC GTGGGAGACGAGGAGTCTAGGGAGCAGCTGATAAAGACTCACTACATGGCCAGAGTAGGAGAGCTCACCACCCAGCTCCAGATTTCAGACAGCAAAGCCGTGCACTTTCACTCTGAG TGTCGAGCTTTGGCCAAGAGATTAGCCATTGCAGAAAAATCGCGGGAGGCTCTGAGTGAGGAGGTCAAAGTGGCTAATCAGAACATCACACGCTTGCAG gatGAGCTGACTACAACTAAGAGGAGCTACGAAGATCAGCTCAGCATGATGAGCGACCACCTGTGCAGTATGAATGAGACTTTGAGCAAGCAGAAAGAGGAGATTGACACACTCAAACTAGGCAGCAAG
- the ppp1r21 gene encoding protein phosphatase 1 regulatory subunit 21 isoform X1 — translation MANVTDLQTKYSKLAQEYSKLRAQNQVLKKAVVDEQANSLSLKEQLKQRDQSLRKQEQEMDSLSFRNQQLAKRVELLQEELAVSEAKGKKGKSKGDSPPQHGLETQNVFDEDLQKKIEENERLHIQFYEADEKHRRQEAELKTRLQELEKDSEQHQAVVDGLTTKYMESIERLQGDKARLEVKAQTLEREAKECRMRTEECQQQLRRCQSELNRQVKQSSSVIQEKVPFNDTKFSDYNSLNVPPHNRRHQLKARDVAGQALGFIQDLVAALLNFHSYTEQRVHIYPLDSSIETISPLNQKFSQYLHENAAYVRPLEDSFLQLHQSITEDTVTVLETVVKLKTFADHFSSYTHFLQKILPYQLKSLEEECEAPLCTAALTAKNQELQSDMKRVTSVFEKLQNYINILALPSVRQDAVPQSSTSAVFTQLAACLHSLNDAIKEMSKHYNQKASLEQELPTVTQKLSTTSECLLGSLGSLTSSTGKIATFFSNNLDFFTSSGYSPRGSTVALNPLQAESMLANKKKAAAYIHAIKKPRPQSVPYREALSNRRILNSSTESREGLTQQVQQSQEKIARLEQEKEHWLLEAQLGKVRLEKENQRIADLEAQLAAALGGSPNLQASAASTLAQSHEEAEKEQKAAGKETTLCTSLVGMLCTTPTVEHVGDEESREQLIKTHYMARVGELTTQLQISDSKAVHFHSECRALAKRLAIAEKSREALSEEVKVANQNITRLQDELTTTKRSYEDQLSMMSDHLCSMNETLSKQKEEIDTLKLGSKGNAKKNKGR, via the exons ATGGCTAACGTTACAGACCTGCAAACAAAATACAGCAAGCTGGCACAGGAGTACTCCAAG CTCCGTGCTCAGAACCAAGTGCTGAAGAAGGCAGTAGTGGATGAACAGGCCAATTCTCTCTCCCTAAAG GAGCAGCTGAAGCAGAGGGACCAGAGCCTGAGGAAGCAGGAGCAGGAGATGGACAGTCTCAGCTTCAGGAACCAACAGTTGGCCAAGAGGGTGGAGCTGTTGCAAGAGGAGCTAGCTGTTAGTGAAGCCAAGGGCAAAAAGGGGAAG AGTAAAGGAGACTCCCCCCCACAGCATGGCCTGGAGACCCAGAATGTTTTTGATGAGGACCTGCAGAAAAAGATTGAAGAAAACGAGCGACTTCATATCCAG TTCTACGAAGCTGATGAGAAGCACAGGAGGCAGGAGGCCGAGCTGAAGACACGActgcaggagctggagaaagacTCTGAGCAGCACCAGGCTGTCGTCGACGGACTCACCACTAAGTACATGGAATCAATCGAGCGGCTGCAGGGCGACAAAGCACGTTTAGAG GTTAAAGCACAGACTCTGGAGAGGGAAGCAAAAGAGTGCAGAATGCGAACAGAAGAGTG tcagcagCAGTTAAGGCGGTGCCAGTCAGAGctgaacagacaggtgaaacagagcagcagtgttATCCAGGAGAAAGTGCCCTTCAATGACACCA AATTCAGCGACTACAACAGTCTAAATGTGCCACCACACAATCGAAGGCACCAg CTTAAAGCCCGGGATGTAGCAGGTCAGGCCCTGGGCTTTATCCAGGACCTTGTGGCTGCTCTGTTGAACTTCCACTCCTACACAGAACAGAGAGTGCATATCTATCCCTTGGACTCCTCCATCGAGACCATCTCCCCCCTGAACCAGAAG TTTTCTCAGTATCTACATGAAAACGCAGCCTATGTGCGCCCTCTGGAGGACAGCTTTCTGCAGTTACACCAAAGCATCACAGAGGACACCGTCACAGTACTg GAGACTGTGGTGAAGCTGAAGACTTTTGCTGATCATTTCTCTTCATACACCCACTTCCTGCAAAAGATTCTTCCCTACCAGCTGAAAAG cTTGGAAGAAGAGTGCGAGGCACCTCTTTGTACTGCTGCCCTTACTGCGAAAAACCAAGAGTTGCAGAGTGACATGAAGAGAGTAACTTCTGTGTTCGAGAAGCTGCAGAACTACATTAACATTTTGGCCTTACCGA GTGTTCGTCAGGATGCCGTGCCACAGAGCAGCACGTCGGCTGTCTTCACCCAGCTGGCTGCCTGCCTACACAGTCTTAATGATGCCATTAAAG AGATGTCAAAGCACTACAACCAGAAGGCCAGCTTAGAGCAGGAGCTACCGACTGTCACCCAGAAGCTCTCTACCACGTCTGAATGCCTGCTGGGATCTTTGGGCTCTTTGACCAGCAGCACTGGCAAG ATTGCCACTTTCTTCAGCAACAACTTGGACTTCTTCACATCGTCAGGCTACAGTCCAAGAGGCAGCACAGTAGCTCTCAACCCTTTACAAGCAGAGAGTATGCTGGCCAACAAAAAGAAAGCTGCTGCCTATATCCATGCTATCAAAAAG CCGAGGCCACAGTCTGTTCCTTACAGAGAAGCCCTGTCTAACCGTCGCATACTCAACAGCTCCACTGAGAGCAGAGAAGGTCTCACTCAGCAG GTGCAGCAGAGCCAGGAGAAAATCGCTCGGCTAGAGCAGGAGAAAGAGCACTGGCTGCTGGAGGCCCAGCTGGGGAAGGTGCGGTTGGAAAAGGAGAACCAGCGCATTGCGGACCTGGAAGCGCAGCTCGCGGCAGCTCTAGGGGGAAGTCCAAACTTGCAAGCATCTGCAGCCAGCACACTTGCACAGAGCCatgaggaggcagagaaagagcagaaagCTGCAGGGAAAGAGACAACGCTGTGCACCAGCCTG GTTGGCATGTTGTGCACAACCCCTACAGTTGAGCAC GTGGGAGACGAGGAGTCTAGGGAGCAGCTGATAAAGACTCACTACATGGCCAGAGTAGGAGAGCTCACCACCCAGCTCCAGATTTCAGACAGCAAAGCCGTGCACTTTCACTCTGAG TGTCGAGCTTTGGCCAAGAGATTAGCCATTGCAGAAAAATCGCGGGAGGCTCTGAGTGAGGAGGTCAAAGTGGCTAATCAGAACATCACACGCTTGCAG gatGAGCTGACTACAACTAAGAGGAGCTACGAAGATCAGCTCAGCATGATGAGCGACCACCTGTGCAGTATGAATGAGACTTTGAGCAAGCAGAAAGAGGAGATTGACACACTCAAACTAGGCAGCAAG